From a region of the Rhipicephalus microplus isolate Deutch F79 chromosome X, USDA_Rmic, whole genome shotgun sequence genome:
- the LOC119187663 gene encoding uncharacterized protein LOC119187663, which produces MSMIMLACILVASVLGQAYGLAGAIYEANNYLDTILGVILPLQVNEAKMTTILLPGFTVNHSDGTGALNLTFDSGILVGFGKHWQRQGDCQAAQWRNENITTTCHAKLDGMLLLLDGTLEDSNSTIVENVTLILIVRNSSARIAPTERKKGYAVHLDLSLEQLSLDVLTMGTLTPLPGIPEAVFKKELNLGASAILRRFIEMEARQGVLRHAFSLIHLPLPQQ; this is translated from the exons GTCAAGCATATGGCTTGGCGGGGGCTATTTACGAGGCCAACAACTACCTGGACACGATACTAGGTGTGATACTTCCGCTGCAAGTGAACGAGGCCAAAATGACCACGATCCTGCTTCCAGGATTCACTGTGAACCACAGCGATGGCACGGGAGCGCTGAACTTGACTTTCGACAGCGGCATTCTCGTCGGCTTCG GAAAGCACTGGCAACGCCAAGGAGACTGCCAAGCTGCTCAATGGCGCAATGAGAATATCACCACAACTTGCCACGCAAAACTCGATGGTATGCTGCTCCTGCTTGATGGTACACTGGAGGACAGCAACTCCACCATCGTTGAGAACGTCACCCTTATACTTATTGTCCGGAACTCGTCAGCTCGGATCGCTCCAACTGAGAGAAAGAAAG GATACGCTGTTCATCTGGATCTGTCACTGGAACAACTGTCACTGGATGTTCTGACCATGGGGACGTTGACACCTCTGCCTGGAATACCTGaggccgtcttcaagaaagagcTCAACCTGGGGGCATCAGCCATACTAAGGCGCTTCATCGAGATGGAGGCTCGCCAGGGTGTGCTCAGGCACGCGTTCTCCCTCATTCATCTGCCCCTACCGCAACAATAA